The Desulfotignum phosphitoxidans DSM 13687 nucleotide sequence GCCCAACATGGATTTTTCCATGTCCATGGGAAACCCGGAAGATGTGGAAATCGAGGAAATCTATGTGCGGGTGTTTGAAGAAATGGTGCGTAACAGCAATAAACCCATCTGTTTTATCGCAGACAGCGGCACAGATATCCGGCAGATTCACGACATTGCCTGTGCCGTGGTGGGCGGTGAAGAAATCCTGCGCAAAAAACCGTTTCTGTTCAACTATTCCGAAGCCATCAGCCCGCTGCTTTATCCTGAAAACGTCATGGAAAAACTGGTATTCTGTGCGGAAAAAGAGATCCCCATCTGCCTGCCTTCAGGTTGCAATGCCGGTGGCGGGGGACCGGTGACCCTGGCCGGGGCCATGGCCCAGGGCATTGCGGAAAATCTGGTGGGTCTGGTGATCCATCAGCTCACCAATCCGGGCGCCCCGTTTCTGTTCGCCCCCAATGTGTCCGTGCTGGACATGAAACACACGGTTGTCTCTTATGGATGCACGGAATGGAGCCTGACCCAGTCGGCATTCGCCGACATGAGAGATGAACTCTACCAGATTCCCATCTGGTCCTTTGCCGGATCCACGGATTCCAAAGTGATCGATGCCCAGGCCGGGGCCGAAGGCATGCTGTCCATTATCACATCCCTGCTCTCCCGGTGCAACGTGATCCACGATGTGGGATATATCGAATCCGGACACACCTCCAGCCTGGAAATGCTGACCCTGTCCGATGAACTGGTGGCCATGGCCAAATTTTTTGCCGAAGGGATCCCCGTGAACGAGCAGACCCTGGCCCTGGATGTGATCGACCGGGTGGCAAATGGTCCGGACAATGCGATATTTTTAAGCGATCCCCACACCTTTGCCAATTTTCGGACGGCCCATCTTATGCCCGAACTCATGAACCGGTCCCGGTTTGACTCCTGGGAAAAAGACGGGAAAACCGATCTGTTCTCCCGGTCCAATG carries:
- a CDS encoding trimethylamine methyltransferase family protein, with the protein product MDHQQPDRTEYRPKTQKKREKTFMLQDVTTFQPRLKVFNKKQAMAIHDAALKILATTGFRMEHDGVLEMLLDHGCTLDKDNRVIMPEALVDNAVMSAPKKFDIYDQTGNLAMPLEGENFFFGTGSDTIFTIDLETGERRRPVLADTGNFARLVDALPNMDFSMSMGNPEDVEIEEIYVRVFEEMVRNSNKPICFIADSGTDIRQIHDIACAVVGGEEILRKKPFLFNYSEAISPLLYPENVMEKLVFCAEKEIPICLPSGCNAGGGGPVTLAGAMAQGIAENLVGLVIHQLTNPGAPFLFAPNVSVLDMKHTVVSYGCTEWSLTQSAFADMRDELYQIPIWSFAGSTDSKVIDAQAGAEGMLSIITSLLSRCNVIHDVGYIESGHTSSLEMLTLSDELVAMAKFFAEGIPVNEQTLALDVIDRVANGPDNAIFLSDPHTFANFRTAHLMPELMNRSRFDSWEKDGKTDLFSRSNEKAKALLASHEVKKTPVAEEALAAL